Proteins encoded together in one Planctopirus ephydatiae window:
- a CDS encoding SIR2 family protein: MTYKILSQVELFQRIEHRIQTDSIEHPRHPPFTLILGSGFSYGIIPTTSQIVQQDLSWWKWCQKREPSGPTPQDFIDRKENDPAFQTNVKKNAKEFWKNVLDCYNLKTESAKRAIFLNADGVPDDNSVGEAYRFALSSHCLPGLYEPDHVRRYFGDMIRRADRRLNPAHLFLASLIAERPRLFGTIFTTNFDPLLQRSLQLVNAPYFVSDRPESLQYPDDDDVVDAVHLIHAHGSIYRYLLVNSPEEIDRYAKENQAKLQEYFRKHAVLIVGFSGWDDAITSALRNVGSFAKSLYWCDRGSDPDNSGLTQTAKEILKKHQNAFFVSVSGADDLMIQLHRHLSGHTLPRVFRDPILVARDQLESCELTGYRLSPTVVLSPSTGSDGKSGGTAESSEEVDLGNQIQSVRKRLDDAQSVFTGRISPDTTAMLAATVRQRLSIASDDYLSDRFNEALPHLDFVLNNAQLLEPAECASAYFCRAWIYGQRGETGDIEREIADYTAVINMPDAPAEQHAKAHVNRGVAYGQRGETGDVEREIADYTAVIDMHDAPAEQRANAHFNRGVTYGQRGETGDVEREISDYTAVIDMHDAPTEQHAEAHFNRGVTYGQRGETGDVERAIADYTAVIDMRGAPTEQVAKAHVNRGITYGKRGETGDFELAIADFTAVINMPNAPTELRAEAHFNRGVTYGKRGEEEDVELAIADYTAAIDTPDAATEQRAIAHVNRGVTYGQRGETGDVERAIADYTAVIDMRGAPTEQVAKAHVNRGIRYGKRGETGDFELAIAEYTTVIDMPDVPAKQRAGAHVNRGVAYGQRGEKGDVEREIADYTSVIKMPDAPTEQRAKARMFRGMTYGERGDLERAIADYSAVIDMPDAPADLRADARRELDALSEASEDVAEET, encoded by the coding sequence GTGACCTACAAAATCCTCTCTCAAGTCGAACTATTCCAGCGAATAGAGCATCGCATACAGACCGATTCAATTGAGCATCCGCGGCATCCACCCTTTACACTGATTCTAGGCTCAGGCTTCAGTTATGGGATCATCCCCACGACATCCCAGATTGTTCAGCAGGATCTGTCATGGTGGAAGTGGTGCCAGAAACGCGAACCGTCCGGTCCAACTCCCCAGGATTTCATTGATCGGAAAGAAAACGATCCTGCCTTTCAGACCAATGTCAAAAAGAATGCGAAGGAATTTTGGAAGAATGTCCTCGACTGTTACAACCTGAAGACTGAATCCGCTAAGAGAGCTATATTCCTCAATGCTGACGGTGTTCCAGATGACAACTCGGTCGGCGAAGCGTACCGGTTCGCTCTTTCGTCCCATTGTCTCCCAGGCTTGTACGAACCTGACCATGTTCGCCGATACTTTGGAGACATGATTCGCCGGGCCGATCGCCGTCTCAACCCCGCACATTTATTTCTTGCGTCGCTGATTGCTGAGAGACCTCGCCTGTTCGGCACAATTTTCACGACCAATTTCGACCCCCTTTTACAACGATCTCTGCAATTGGTGAATGCACCCTATTTCGTCTCCGACCGTCCTGAATCTTTGCAATACCCAGATGACGACGATGTGGTGGACGCAGTTCACCTGATTCATGCTCATGGAAGTATTTATCGATATTTGCTCGTCAATAGCCCGGAAGAAATCGATCGTTATGCGAAAGAGAATCAGGCTAAACTACAGGAATATTTTCGAAAGCACGCTGTGCTGATTGTCGGTTTCAGCGGTTGGGATGATGCGATTACAAGTGCGCTCCGCAATGTCGGGAGTTTTGCAAAATCACTCTATTGGTGCGATCGAGGTTCCGACCCGGATAACAGCGGTCTGACCCAGACGGCCAAGGAAATCTTAAAAAAACACCAAAACGCTTTCTTTGTCTCCGTCAGTGGTGCGGATGATCTGATGATTCAACTGCATCGACATCTTTCTGGGCACACACTACCGCGTGTCTTCCGGGATCCGATTCTGGTAGCCCGTGATCAGCTTGAGTCATGCGAACTTACAGGTTATCGATTGTCGCCCACAGTCGTGCTTTCTCCTTCGACAGGCAGTGATGGCAAATCGGGGGGCACGGCAGAAAGCAGCGAAGAAGTCGACCTCGGCAACCAGATTCAATCCGTCCGAAAACGCCTGGATGATGCCCAAAGTGTGTTTACGGGACGAATATCACCTGACACCACAGCCATGCTCGCCGCCACAGTTCGACAGCGATTGTCCATTGCTTCGGATGACTACCTGAGTGATAGATTTAACGAAGCCTTACCGCACTTAGATTTCGTTTTAAACAATGCGCAACTCCTAGAGCCAGCAGAGTGTGCTTCCGCCTATTTCTGTCGCGCGTGGATCTACGGACAACGCGGAGAAACAGGGGATATCGAGCGTGAAATTGCCGACTACACCGCCGTCATCAATATGCCGGACGCACCAGCCGAGCAGCACGCAAAGGCCCACGTCAATCGAGGTGTAGCGTATGGACAACGCGGAGAAACAGGGGACGTCGAGCGTGAAATCGCCGACTACACCGCCGTCATCGACATGCACGACGCACCAGCCGAGCAGCGCGCCAATGCCCACTTTAATCGTGGTGTAACGTATGGACAACGCGGAGAAACAGGGGATGTCGAGCGTGAAATCTCCGACTATACCGCCGTCATCGACATGCACGACGCACCAACCGAGCAGCACGCAGAGGCCCACTTCAATCGTGGTGTAACGTATGGACAACGCGGAGAGACAGGCGACGTCGAGCGGGCGATCGCCGACTACACTGCCGTCATCGACATGCGCGGCGCACCAACCGAGCAGGTTGCGAAGGCACACGTCAATCGTGGCATAACATATGGAAAGCGGGGAGAGACGGGGGATTTCGAGCTGGCGATCGCCGACTTTACCGCTGTCATCAACATGCCGAACGCACCAACCGAGCTGCGCGCAGAGGCCCACTTCAATCGTGGTGTAACATATGGAAAGCGAGGAGAGGAAGAGGATGTTGAGCTGGCGATCGCCGACTATACCGCCGCCATCGACACGCCCGACGCAGCAACCGAGCAGCGAGCAATAGCTCACGTCAATCGTGGTGTAACGTATGGACAACGCGGAGAGACAGGCGACGTCGAGCGGGCGATCGCCGACTACACTGCCGTCATCGACATGCGCGGCGCACCAACCGAGCAGGTTGCGAAGGCACACGTCAATCGTGGCATAAGATATGGAAAGCGGGGAGAGACGGGGGATTTCGAGCTGGCGATCGCCGAGTACACCACCGTCATCGACATGCCCGACGTACCAGCCAAGCAACGCGCAGGAGCTCACGTCAATCGTGGTGTAGCATATGGACAACGCGGAGAGAAAGGAGATGTCGAACGTGAAATCGCTGACTACACCTCCGTCATCAAAATGCCCGACGCACCAACCGAGCAGCGTGCTAAGGCTCGAATGTTTCGTGGCATGACCTATGGAGAGCGGGGTGACCTCGAACGTGCGATTGCCGACTATTCCGCCGTCATCGACATGCCGGACGCTCCAGCCGATTTGCGTGCAGATGCGCGCAGGGAACTCGACGCCTTATCGGAAGCTTCCGAAGATGTCGCCGAAGAAACGTAG
- a CDS encoding ThiF family adenylyltransferase → MQNLSRYHRQTLLPQFGLSGQERISSAVVAILGMGALGSCAAELLARAGVGTLRLVDRDFVDLTNLQRQSLYDEADARERIPKVIAAARRLGEINHEITLEPIVADIRPENILELLAGVDLVIDGADNFELRLLLNDAALERNLPWVHGGCVGTSGQAMAFHPTHTPCFRCLVNPVDDDASGQTSSSATTPATCDAVGVAGPAVHLVASLQAMMAIQILLGEREVLGSQLKLVDAWSGQIRAMDLSRLRETNDCRACQQGERLWLSGQQTSQTTVLCGRNAVQISPAHPRPLDLNLLANQLAPLGDVRPNPYLLRFKPTGHNCELTIFRDRRAYIEGTEDPTLARTLYTQFLGD, encoded by the coding sequence ATGCAGAATCTCAGCCGCTATCACCGTCAGACGCTGCTGCCGCAGTTTGGATTGTCTGGCCAGGAACGCATTTCCAGCGCGGTGGTCGCCATACTGGGTATGGGGGCCTTAGGGAGCTGTGCTGCCGAACTCCTGGCACGCGCTGGCGTGGGAACGTTACGCCTGGTGGATCGCGATTTTGTCGATCTCACGAACCTCCAGCGGCAATCTCTCTACGACGAAGCCGACGCCCGCGAGCGGATTCCCAAAGTGATCGCAGCGGCCCGCCGCCTGGGCGAAATCAATCACGAAATCACACTCGAACCCATCGTGGCCGACATCCGCCCGGAGAACATTCTCGAACTACTGGCAGGCGTCGATCTGGTCATCGATGGAGCCGACAACTTCGAACTCCGCCTCCTCCTCAATGATGCCGCTCTCGAACGAAACCTCCCCTGGGTGCATGGAGGCTGTGTCGGCACCAGTGGCCAGGCCATGGCCTTTCATCCGACTCACACACCCTGCTTTCGCTGCCTCGTCAACCCGGTCGATGACGACGCTTCCGGGCAAACGTCCTCGTCAGCCACCACCCCCGCCACATGCGATGCCGTCGGTGTCGCAGGGCCAGCTGTCCATCTCGTCGCTTCCCTCCAGGCCATGATGGCAATACAGATCCTTCTGGGCGAGAGAGAAGTTCTCGGCTCACAACTAAAACTCGTCGATGCCTGGAGCGGGCAGATCCGCGCGATGGATCTATCACGTTTACGCGAAACGAACGATTGCCGGGCCTGCCAGCAAGGCGAGCGGCTGTGGCTCAGTGGCCAGCAGACGTCACAAACAACGGTGCTTTGCGGCCGCAATGCCGTACAAATCAGCCCAGCCCATCCCCGCCCGCTCGATCTCAACCTGCTGGCCAATCAACTGGCTCCCCTGGGCGATGTGCGACCAAACCCCTATTTACTCCGCTTCAAACCCACCGGCCACAACTGCGAACTCACCATCTTTAGAGACCGCCGCGCCTATATCGAAGGCACCGAAGACCCCACCCTCGCCCGCACACTCTACACCCAGTTTCTGGGGGATTAG
- a CDS encoding ParB N-terminal domain-containing protein has product MQIEELPIGRLKPAPYNPRKVLKAGDRGYEKLVRSLAEFSLVQPVIWNRQTGHIVGGHQRVEILRAQGATTVPCVIVDLSLAREQALNVALNNREVGSDWDIPRLSGLLAELNDLPDFDATLSGFDPRELREITLVTPFSTVEEVANEGQKTSQTKKSALGEAALAASWPSKDSSSNVSASHSEGQSVVIVTLEVNPAQWEEVRSRLDELLQQIPLPIHVRWS; this is encoded by the coding sequence ATGCAGATTGAAGAACTTCCCATCGGGCGGTTAAAGCCAGCACCCTACAACCCTCGTAAAGTGTTGAAAGCGGGTGATCGCGGCTACGAAAAGCTGGTGCGCTCGCTGGCCGAGTTTTCGCTGGTGCAACCGGTGATCTGGAATCGCCAGACGGGCCATATTGTGGGTGGTCACCAGCGTGTGGAGATCCTGCGGGCGCAGGGGGCCACCACAGTGCCCTGTGTGATCGTCGATCTTTCGCTGGCTCGTGAGCAGGCTCTGAATGTGGCGCTTAACAATCGAGAAGTGGGGAGCGATTGGGATATTCCCCGGCTTTCGGGGCTGCTGGCTGAGTTGAATGATCTCCCGGATTTTGATGCCACGCTCAGTGGTTTTGATCCTCGGGAGTTGCGGGAAATCACGCTGGTGACTCCCTTTTCGACCGTGGAAGAGGTTGCCAATGAGGGTCAAAAGACTTCCCAAACCAAAAAGTCTGCGCTCGGAGAAGCTGCGCTGGCTGCTTCCTGGCCTTCAAAGGATAGCTCTTCCAATGTATCGGCATCTCACAGCGAGGGTCAGTCGGTCGTGATCGTGACGCTGGAGGTAAATCCCGCTCAATGGGAAGAAGTCCGCTCCCGCCTCGACGAACTGCTGCAGCAAATTCCATTGCCGATTCATGTGCGGTGGAGTTGA
- a CDS encoding DUF1549 domain-containing protein produces MIKRGVTRGGKMNTTDAFVKIYRVSPQLPQSCSGFNHTLRFVSLLSLAVCLSVLSDRVSAADKPRVISPAEKPAISQISRQIDSLLQQEFDKKGIAPSAICSDEDFLRRATMDIAGRLPTPEEIREFVANSDADKRAEVVQSLLAEPAYASNWARYWRDVIFMNATNARARFAVKPFEDWMTAELNRNASWDEIVTQLITATGDVYENGATSLFFAHDAEPEEVASEISRIFMGVQMSCANCHDHPSDIWKRRQFHELAAFLPRVNLKQDLQAMPPKFELASVQPNERRGNDYLKENPEMIFQALDRNRDRKISEEESKGGRGQFARVFPRLIEYGDTNKDGMISLAEIKSVQVPERPGQGSIEYYMPNLDRPAEKGTLIHPKFFVNGRAPGKELDDQERRQALAGFVTAPQNEWFSKAVVNRVWHEMLGSTFYMPVDDMGPSRSAVHPQAIEALAKAFTESGYDLKWLVGTIASTSAYQRSLRNSSSSQPEVPFAAAQPSRWRADQLFSAMSSALGMPEETRMSQAPGMMGRLAMRNSPRTQFTQLFGFDPSIPREDLTGTIPQSLMLMNSPTMNRAVEQQIRSAITGDDTPLERGFAAMALNRFGNNPPAGRNSTITLNRAAVEELYLKTLARKPTEAEFKMMRAYVDEHGNNPEAAVDLLWALINSTEFLSRR; encoded by the coding sequence ATGATCAAACGTGGTGTCACTCGGGGCGGGAAAATGAACACGACCGATGCATTCGTGAAAATTTATCGAGTTTCTCCTCAGCTTCCGCAAAGCTGCTCAGGGTTCAATCACACTCTCAGATTTGTGAGTTTATTGTCACTGGCAGTCTGTCTCTCAGTTCTGAGCGACAGGGTATCTGCCGCCGATAAACCCCGGGTGATTTCACCTGCCGAAAAACCTGCGATTTCTCAAATCAGCCGGCAAATCGACTCGCTCTTGCAGCAGGAGTTCGACAAAAAGGGGATTGCGCCATCGGCGATTTGCAGCGACGAAGATTTCCTCCGCCGGGCGACGATGGATATCGCAGGCCGTCTGCCCACTCCGGAAGAGATTCGCGAGTTTGTCGCTAACAGCGATGCTGACAAGCGGGCCGAGGTGGTGCAGTCGCTCCTTGCTGAGCCAGCCTATGCCTCTAACTGGGCTCGCTACTGGCGCGATGTCATCTTCATGAATGCCACCAATGCCCGGGCCCGGTTTGCGGTGAAACCTTTTGAAGACTGGATGACAGCCGAACTCAATCGCAATGCCAGCTGGGATGAGATTGTGACACAACTCATCACCGCGACTGGCGATGTCTACGAGAATGGCGCGACGTCTCTTTTCTTTGCCCATGATGCCGAGCCTGAAGAAGTGGCTTCGGAAATCTCGCGGATTTTCATGGGGGTGCAGATGTCATGTGCCAATTGCCACGATCATCCTTCGGATATCTGGAAGCGGCGGCAATTTCACGAACTGGCTGCCTTCCTCCCGCGGGTGAATTTGAAGCAAGACCTCCAGGCCATGCCACCCAAGTTTGAGCTGGCTTCGGTTCAGCCCAATGAACGTCGCGGGAACGATTACCTCAAAGAAAATCCCGAGATGATCTTTCAGGCACTCGATCGCAATCGCGACCGCAAAATCAGCGAAGAAGAGTCCAAAGGGGGGCGTGGGCAGTTCGCCCGTGTCTTTCCCCGATTGATCGAATACGGCGACACCAACAAAGACGGCATGATCTCACTGGCGGAAATCAAGTCTGTGCAGGTTCCTGAGCGGCCTGGTCAGGGGAGCATTGAATACTACATGCCCAACCTGGATCGACCTGCCGAAAAGGGAACGCTGATTCATCCCAAATTTTTCGTCAACGGTCGTGCCCCCGGCAAAGAGCTGGACGATCAGGAACGACGCCAGGCTTTAGCGGGTTTTGTGACCGCACCTCAGAACGAATGGTTTTCGAAAGCGGTCGTGAACCGTGTCTGGCACGAAATGCTTGGTTCCACCTTCTACATGCCAGTCGACGACATGGGCCCATCGCGAAGTGCAGTCCATCCCCAGGCGATTGAAGCTCTGGCCAAAGCATTCACCGAATCGGGCTACGATCTCAAATGGCTCGTCGGCACAATTGCCAGTACCAGCGCCTATCAGCGATCTTTGCGGAACAGTTCCAGCAGCCAGCCGGAAGTTCCCTTTGCGGCGGCTCAGCCCAGTCGGTGGCGGGCTGATCAACTCTTTTCCGCGATGTCGTCGGCTCTGGGCATGCCTGAAGAAACACGGATGTCACAGGCTCCCGGGATGATGGGACGACTCGCCATGCGGAATTCGCCACGCACACAGTTCACTCAGCTGTTTGGATTCGATCCTTCCATTCCGCGGGAAGATCTGACTGGCACGATCCCTCAGTCTTTGATGCTGATGAACAGTCCCACGATGAACAGGGCTGTCGAGCAGCAGATTCGCAGTGCCATCACCGGTGATGATACGCCTCTGGAACGTGGCTTTGCCGCCATGGCCCTGAATCGTTTTGGCAATAATCCACCGGCAGGCCGCAATTCGACGATCACTCTCAATCGTGCTGCGGTGGAAGAACTCTACCTGAAGACGTTGGCTCGCAAGCCGACAGAAGCCGAATTCAAAATGATGCGGGCCTATGTCGATGAGCATGGCAACAACCCCGAGGCGGCTGTCGATCTCCTCTGGGCACTGATTAACTCGACTGAGTTTTTATCGCGTCGCTAA